The following coding sequences are from one Cygnus atratus isolate AKBS03 ecotype Queensland, Australia chromosome 15, CAtr_DNAZoo_HiC_assembly, whole genome shotgun sequence window:
- the ABCA3 gene encoding phospholipid-transporting ATPase ABCA3 isoform X1 yields the protein MVVLRQFGLLLWKNYILQKRQILVTVTEICLPLLFAAILIALRHRVHSISHPNATIYPAESVDDLPGFFYRRHPSNPWELAYVPSNSSAVRSIAEAVERALPISIRAQGFASEREFEEYVRVDNRSGSVLAAVVFKHRFNHSTAPLPLQVDYELRFKYSPRNAPRSEQTGLNPNLDRDWHTSYLFPLFQLPGPREAKFADGGTPGYIREGFLAVQHAVDRAIMQYHASATAASLLENITVVVQRFPYPPYVNDLFVLAIQNQLPLLLMLSFTYTSLNIVRAVVHEKEKKLKEYMHMMGLSNWLHWSAWFLMFFLFLLVSVFFVTVLFCVQVSEQGAVLTNSDPTLVFTFLAIFSISSISFNFMVSTFFSRANVAAAAGGFLYFFSYIPYFFISPRYDLMSHSQKLASCLISNVAMAMGAQLIGMFEGKGTGIQWRDLMKPISVDDNFTLAQVLGMLLLDSVLYGLVAWYVEAVFPGEYGVPQPWYFFLTPSYWCGRPRTVVGKEKEEEEDPEKALKSQYIEEEPSDLVSGIKIKHLSKVFRVGNKVKEAVKDLTVNMYEGQITVLLGHNGAGKTTTLSMLTGLYSPTSGQAYINGYEISQDMVLIRRSLGLCPQHDVLFDNMTVEEHLHFYAGLKGFPASKCPEEINHVLRILNLEDKRHSLTKALSGGMKRKLSIGIALIGDSKVVMLDEPTSGMDPASRRATWDLLQQQRSNRTILLTTHFMDEADLLGDRIAIMAKGELQCCGSSLFLKRKYGAGYHMVMVKEPYCNLGEISRLICQYVPNATMESNAGAELSFILPKESTHRFEALFTELEQKREELGIASYGASVTTMEEVFLRVGKLVDSSMDIQAIQLPALQYQHERRSNDWAMDDSSSLSGMTDMTDDSGALITEDCSSIKLNTGFYLCCQQFYAMFMKRAMYSWRNWKMVAAQFLVPLIFTAFALIVAKTFPGPRDSSLLRLTLEPYGQTIVPFSVPATSGLPQKLAEQYVELLDAQRQAPLEVLAGGLEEYLISRASEEGGAFNEHYIAAAAFEGAGNRTMVTALFNNQAYHSPATALMLADNAVFRVLAGPNASITVTNYPQPRNITEKAKDQLMEGQTGFAIAINLLYGMASLASTFALLLVSERAIKAKHVQFVSGVYVVNFWLSALLWDIINFLIPCALMLVIFQAFDVQAFTQDSHLVDVMLIFLLYGWAIIPLMYLLSFFFSVAATAYTRLTIFNILSGTATFLAVTIMSIPELGLVDLSRTLDKVFLALPNYCLGQCISDFYQNYEFIQFCTSSVEAIFICKAFNISYQMNYFSWESPGIGRYLTSLTIQGFSFLFLLFLIETNLLWRLRTLVCGICRRRKWVALLNRVSVLPEDRDVADERKKVLESPPELLSSLSSPLVIKELTKVYDSRESLLAVDRISLAVSKGECFGLLGFNGAGKTTTFKMLTGDESITSGDAFVDGHSILANIKKVQQRIGYCPQFDALLDHMTGRETLSMYARLRGIPERYIGSCVENMLRGLLLEPHADKLVRTYSGGNKRKLSAGIALIGGPPVIFLDEPSTGMDPVARRLLWDAVTRTRECGKSIIFTSHSMEECEALCTRLAIMVNGQFKCLGSPQHLKSKFGSGYTLLAKTRSDEEGELQAFKAFVEKTFPGSVLKHEHQGMVHYHLTNKNLSWAQVFGALEKAKEKYRLEDYSVSQISLEQVFMSFTRFQHYTEDRGK from the exons ATGGTTGTTCTCAGGCAGTTTGGGCTGCTCCTCTGGAAGAACTACATCCTGCAG AAACGGCAGATTTTGGTCACGGTCACAGAAATCTGCCTCCCGCTGCTGTTTGCTGCCATCCTGATTGCGCTTCGGCATCGGGTGCACTCCATCAGCCACCCCAACGCCACCATTTACCCCGCCGAGTCCGTGGATGACCTGCCGGGCTTCTTCTACCGCCGGCACCCGAGCAACCCCTGGGAGCTGGCGTACGTCCCCTCCAACAGCAGCGCCGTGAGGAGCATCGCTGAGGCGGTGGAGAGAGCTTTACCCATCAGCATCCGAG ctcagggCTTCGCCTCGGAGAGGGAGTTCGAGGAGTACGTCAGGGTGGACAACCGCTCGGGCAGCGTGCTGGCTGCTGTCGTCTTCAAGCACCGCTTCAACCAcagcacggccccgctgcccctccAG GTGGACTATGAGCTGCGCTTCAAGTACAGCCCCAGGAACGCCCCGCGGAGCGAGCAGACGGGCCTGAACCCCAACTTGGACCGTGACTGGCACACCAGCTACCTCTTCCCACTCTTCCAGCTGCCCGGCCCCCGGGAGGCCAAGTTTGCAGATGGGGGAACGCCAG GTTATATCCGAGAAGGTTTCCTGGCAGTGCAGCATGCTGTGGACAGGGCCATCATGCAGTACCATGCCAGCGCTACCGCCGCCAGCCTCCTGGAGAACATCACGGTGGTGGTGCAGCGCTTCCCCTACCCGCCCTACGTCAACGACCTCTTTGTCCTCGCCATCCAGAACCAGCTTCCCCTGCTGCTCATGCTCAGCTTCACCTACACCTCGCTCAACATCGTCCGCGCTGTCGTGCACGAGAAGGAGAAGAAGCTGAAG GAGTACATGCACATGATGGGGCTCAGCAACTGGTTGCACTGGAGCGCCTGGTTCCTCatgttcttcctcttcctcctggtgTCCGTGTTCTTCGTCACCGTGCTCTTCTGTGTCCAG GTGAGCGAACAAGGAGCGGTGCTTACCAACAGCGACCCCACGCTGGTGTTCACCTTCCTCGCCatcttctccatctcctccatTTCTTTCAACTTCATGGTGAGCACCTTCTTCTCGAGAG caAATGTtgcggctgctgctggtggcttcCTGTACTTTTTCTCCTACATCCCCTACTTCTTCATCTCGCCTCGCTACGACCTCATGTCCCACAGCCAGAAGCTGGCGTCCTGCCTTATCTCCAACGTGGCCATGGCCATGGGGGCACAGCTTATAGGCATGTTTGAAGGAAAAG GGACTGGCATTCAGTGGAGGGACCTCATGAAGCCCATCAGCGTGGACGACAACTTCACCTTGGCACAAGtcctggggatgctgctccTGGACTCGGTGCTCTACGGCCTGGTGGCCTGGTACGTGGAGGCTGTCTTCCCAGGGGAGTACGGCGTGCCGCAGCCCTGGTACTTCTTCCTGACG CCCTCGTACTGGTGTGGGCGCCCCAGGACTGTCgtgggaaaagagaaggaggaggaggaggacccTGAGAAAGCCCTGAAGAGCCAGTACATTGAGGAGGAGCCTTCTGACCTCGTGTCAGGAATCAAAATAAAGCACCTTTCCAAG GTCTTCAGAGTGGGAAACAAGGTGAAAGAGGCAGTCAAGGACTTAACGGTGAACATGTATGAAGGGCAGATCACCGTTCTGTTGGGACACAACGGTGCTGGGAAGACCACCACTCTGTCCATGCTCACAG gtCTGTACTCCCCGACAAGCGGGCAGGCGTACATCAATGGCTATGAGATCTCGCAGGACATGGTGCTGATCCGCCGGAGCCTGGGGCTGTGTCCCCAGCACGACGTGCTCTTCGACAACATGACGGTGGAGGAGCACCTCCACTTCTATGCAGGG CTGAAGGGATTCCCAGCCTCCAAGTGCCCCGAGGAGATCAACCACGTCCTGCGGATCCTTAACCTGGAGGACAAACGCCACTCGCTGACCAAGGCGCTCTCCGGCGGCATGAAGCGAAAGCTCTCCATCGGCATCGCCCTCATCGGGGACTCCAAG GTGGTGATGCTGGATGAGCCGACATCGGGGATGGACCCAGCCTCTCGCCGAGCCACCTGGgacctcctccagcagcagaggagcaacCGCACCATCCTGCTGACCACCCACTTCATGGACGAGGCTGACCTGCTGGGGGACCGCATAGCTATCATGGCCAAGGGCGAGCTGCAGTGCTGCGGCTCCTCGCTCTTCCTCAAACGTAAATACG GGGCAGGATACCACATGGTGATGGTGAAAGAACCTTACTGTAACCTGGGGGAGATCTCCCGCCTCATCTGTCAGTACGTGCCCAACGCCACCATGGAGAGCAATGCCGGGGCAGAGCTGTCCTTCATCCTACCCAAAGAGAGCACGCACAG GTTTGAGGCCCTGTTCACGGAGCTGGAGCAGAAGCGGGAGGAGCTGGGCATCGCAAGCTACGGTGCCTCTGTCACCACCATGGAGGAAGTCTTCCTGAG AGTTGGGAAGCTGGTGGACTCCAGCATGGACATCCAGGCCAtccagctgcctgctctgcagtaCCAGCACGAGAGGCGTTCCAACGACTGGGCCATGGATGACTCCAGCAGCCTGAGCGGGATGACGGACATGACGGATGACAGCGGAGCGCTCATCACAGAGGACTGCTCCAGCATCAAGCTCAACACTGGG TTCTacctgtgctgccagcagttCTACGCCATGTTCATGAAGCGAGCCATGTACAGCTGGCGCAACTGGAAGATGGTGGCAGCGCAGTTCCTCGTGCCTCTGATCTTCACCGCCTTTGCCCTCATCGTGGCCAAGACCTTCCCGGGACCCAGGGACTCCTCCCTGCTGAGGCTGACGCTGGAGCCCTACGGCCAGACCATTGTGCCTTTCTCCGTCCCGGCCACCTCGGGTCTGCCGCAGAAGCTGGCAGAGCAGTACGTGGAGCTGCTGGATGCCCAGCGTCAGGCGCcgctggaggtgctgg CAGGTGGCCTGGAGGAGTACCTCATCTCAAGAGCATCCGAGGAGGGGGGAGCCTTCAACGAGCACTACATCGCTGCCGCCGCCTTCGAAGGAGCTGGAAACCGCACGATGGTCACCGCGCTGTTCAACAACCAGGCCTATCACTCCCCCGCCACGGCCCTAATGCTGGCCGACAACGCTGTCTTCAGGGTGCTGGCTGGCCCCAACGCCTCCATCACGGTCACCAACTACCCTCAGCCCCGCAACATCACCGAGAAGGCCAAAGACCAGCTCATGGA GGGCCAGACCGGGTTTGCCATTGCAATCAACTTACTCTATGGCATGGCCTCACTTGCCAGCACCTTTGCCCTCCTGCTGGTCAGTGAGCGGGCCATCAAGGCCAAGCACGTCCAGTTTGTCAGTGGCGTCTACGTGGTCAACTTCTGGCTGTCCGCCCTGCTCTGGGACATCATCAACTTTCTCATTCCCTGTGCTCTGATGCTG GTGATATTCCAAGCCTTTGATGTGCAAGCCTTCACGCAAGACAGCCACCTCGTCGATGTGATGCTGATCTTCCTCCTTTATGGCTGGGCCATCATCCCCCTTATGTACCTCCTCAGCTTCTTCTTCTCGGTGGCAGCCACTGCCTACACCCGTCTCACCATCTTCAACATCCTCTCGGGCACAGCCACCTTCCTTGCTGTCACCATCATGAGCATCCCAG AGCTGGGCTTGGTGGACCTCTCCAGAACCCTGGATAAAGTCTTTCTCGCCTTACCCAATTACTGCTTGGGCCAGTGCATCAGCGACTTCTACCAGAACTACGAGTTCATTCAGTTCTGCACCTCCTCCGTTGAAGCCATCTTCATCTGCAAGGCATTCA ATATCAGCTATCAAATGAACTACTTTTCCTGGGAGTCGCCTGGGATCGGGCGATACTTGACCTCCTTGACCATCCAgggcttctccttcctcttcctcctcttccttatTGAGACAAACCTTCTCTGGAGACTGAGAACTTTGGTCTGTGGCATCTGCAGGCGGCGGAAATGG GTGGCACTGCTGAACAGGGTGTCTGTGCTTCCCGAGGACCGTGATGTAGCAGATGAGAGGAAAAAGGTTTTGGAGTCACCACCAGAGCTGCTGTCATCTCTGAGCAGCCCCCTGGTCATCAAGGAGCTCACTAAG GTCTACGACAGCCGGGAGTCCCTGCTGGCAGTGGACAGGATCTCCTTGGCTGTCAGCAAAGGGGAATGCTTTGGTCTTCTCGGCTTCAACGGAGCGGGCAAAACCACCACGTTCAAGATGCTGACAGGTGATGAGAGCATCACGTCAGGGGATGCCTTTGTGGATGGCCACAGCATTCTGGCCAACATCAAGAAG GTCCAGCAGCGGATCGGGTACTGCCCGCAGTTCGATGCCCTCCTGGACCACATGACGGGCCGCGAGACCCTCAGCATGTACGCCCGGCTGCGGGGCATCCCCGAGCGCTACATCGGCAGCTGCGTGGAGAACATGCTGAgggggctgctcctggagccCCACGCGGACAAGCTCGTGAGGACCTACAG CGGTGGCAACAAGCGGAAGCTGAGCGCCGGCATCGCCCTCATCGGCGGCCCCCCCGTCATCTTCCTGGATGAGCCCTCCACCGGCATGGACCCCGTGGCCCGGCGTCTGCTCTGGGACGCCGTGACGCGGACGCGGGAGTGCGGCAAATCCATCATCTTCACCTCCCACAG CATGGAGGAGTGCGAGGCCCTGTGCACGCGGCTGGCCATCATGGTGAACGGGCAGTTCAAGTGcctgggcagcccccagcacctgAAGAGCAAGTTTGGCAGCGGCTACACCTTGCTGGCCAAAACGCGGAGCGACGAGGAAGGCGAGCTGCAGGCCTTCAAGGCCTTCGTGGAGAAGACTTTCCCAG GCAGTGTCCTGAAGCATGAGCACCAGGGCATGGTGCATTACCACTTGACCAACAAGAACCTCAGCTGGGCACAG GTCTTTGGGGCCTTGGAGAAAGCCAAAGAGAAGTATCGCTTAGAAGACTATTCGGTTAGCCAGATATCCCTGGAGCAAGTCTTCATGAGCTTCACTCGCTTCCAGCACTACACAGAGGACAGAGGGAAATGA
- the ABCA3 gene encoding phospholipid-transporting ATPase ABCA3 isoform X2 translates to MVVLRQFGLLLWKNYILQKRQILVTVTEICLPLLFAAILIALRHRVHSISHPNATIYPAESVDDLPGFFYRRHPSNPWELAYVPSNSSAVRSIAEAVERALPISIRAQGFASEREFEEYVRVDNRSGSVLAAVVFKHRFNHSTAPLPLQVDYELRFKYSPRNAPRSEQTGLNPNLDRDWHTSYLFPLFQLPGPREAKFADGGTPGYIREGFLAVQHAVDRAIMQYHASATAASLLENITVVVQRFPYPPYVNDLFVLAIQNQLPLLLMLSFTYTSLNIVRAVVHEKEKKLKEYMHMMGLSNWLHWSAWFLMFFLFLLVSVFFVTVLFCVQVSEQGAVLTNSDPTLVFTFLAIFSISSISFNFMVSTFFSRANVAAAAGGFLYFFSYIPYFFISPRYDLMSHSQKLASCLISNVAMAMGAQLIGMFEGKGTGIQWRDLMKPISVDDNFTLAQVLGMLLLDSVLYGLVAWYVEAVFPGEYGVPQPWYFFLTPSYWCGRPRTVVGKEKEEEEDPEKALKSQYIEEEPSDLVSGIKIKHLSKVFRVGNKVKEAVKDLTVNMYEGQITVLLGHNGAGKTTTLSMLTGLYSPTSGQAYINGYEISQDMVLIRRSLGLCPQHDVLFDNMTVEEHLHFYAGLKGFPASKCPEEINHVLRILNLEDKRHSLTKALSGGMKRKLSIGIALIGDSKVVMLDEPTSGMDPASRRATWDLLQQQRSNRTILLTTHFMDEADLLGDRIAIMAKGELQCCGSSLFLKRKYGAGYHMVMVKEPYCNLGEISRLICQYVPNATMESNAGAELSFILPKESTHRFEALFTELEQKREELGIASYGASVTTMEEVFLRVGKLVDSSMDIQAIQLPALQYQHERRSNDWAMDDSSSLSGMTDMTDDSGALITEDCSSIKLNTGFYLCCQQFYAMFMKRAMYSWRNWKMVAAQFLVPLIFTAFALIVAKTFPGPRDSSLLRLTLEPYGQTIVPFSVPATSGLPQKLAEQYVELLDAQRQAPLEVLGGLEEYLISRASEEGGAFNEHYIAAAAFEGAGNRTMVTALFNNQAYHSPATALMLADNAVFRVLAGPNASITVTNYPQPRNITEKAKDQLMEGQTGFAIAINLLYGMASLASTFALLLVSERAIKAKHVQFVSGVYVVNFWLSALLWDIINFLIPCALMLVIFQAFDVQAFTQDSHLVDVMLIFLLYGWAIIPLMYLLSFFFSVAATAYTRLTIFNILSGTATFLAVTIMSIPELGLVDLSRTLDKVFLALPNYCLGQCISDFYQNYEFIQFCTSSVEAIFICKAFNISYQMNYFSWESPGIGRYLTSLTIQGFSFLFLLFLIETNLLWRLRTLVCGICRRRKWVALLNRVSVLPEDRDVADERKKVLESPPELLSSLSSPLVIKELTKVYDSRESLLAVDRISLAVSKGECFGLLGFNGAGKTTTFKMLTGDESITSGDAFVDGHSILANIKKVQQRIGYCPQFDALLDHMTGRETLSMYARLRGIPERYIGSCVENMLRGLLLEPHADKLVRTYSGGNKRKLSAGIALIGGPPVIFLDEPSTGMDPVARRLLWDAVTRTRECGKSIIFTSHSMEECEALCTRLAIMVNGQFKCLGSPQHLKSKFGSGYTLLAKTRSDEEGELQAFKAFVEKTFPGSVLKHEHQGMVHYHLTNKNLSWAQVFGALEKAKEKYRLEDYSVSQISLEQVFMSFTRFQHYTEDRGK, encoded by the exons ATGGTTGTTCTCAGGCAGTTTGGGCTGCTCCTCTGGAAGAACTACATCCTGCAG AAACGGCAGATTTTGGTCACGGTCACAGAAATCTGCCTCCCGCTGCTGTTTGCTGCCATCCTGATTGCGCTTCGGCATCGGGTGCACTCCATCAGCCACCCCAACGCCACCATTTACCCCGCCGAGTCCGTGGATGACCTGCCGGGCTTCTTCTACCGCCGGCACCCGAGCAACCCCTGGGAGCTGGCGTACGTCCCCTCCAACAGCAGCGCCGTGAGGAGCATCGCTGAGGCGGTGGAGAGAGCTTTACCCATCAGCATCCGAG ctcagggCTTCGCCTCGGAGAGGGAGTTCGAGGAGTACGTCAGGGTGGACAACCGCTCGGGCAGCGTGCTGGCTGCTGTCGTCTTCAAGCACCGCTTCAACCAcagcacggccccgctgcccctccAG GTGGACTATGAGCTGCGCTTCAAGTACAGCCCCAGGAACGCCCCGCGGAGCGAGCAGACGGGCCTGAACCCCAACTTGGACCGTGACTGGCACACCAGCTACCTCTTCCCACTCTTCCAGCTGCCCGGCCCCCGGGAGGCCAAGTTTGCAGATGGGGGAACGCCAG GTTATATCCGAGAAGGTTTCCTGGCAGTGCAGCATGCTGTGGACAGGGCCATCATGCAGTACCATGCCAGCGCTACCGCCGCCAGCCTCCTGGAGAACATCACGGTGGTGGTGCAGCGCTTCCCCTACCCGCCCTACGTCAACGACCTCTTTGTCCTCGCCATCCAGAACCAGCTTCCCCTGCTGCTCATGCTCAGCTTCACCTACACCTCGCTCAACATCGTCCGCGCTGTCGTGCACGAGAAGGAGAAGAAGCTGAAG GAGTACATGCACATGATGGGGCTCAGCAACTGGTTGCACTGGAGCGCCTGGTTCCTCatgttcttcctcttcctcctggtgTCCGTGTTCTTCGTCACCGTGCTCTTCTGTGTCCAG GTGAGCGAACAAGGAGCGGTGCTTACCAACAGCGACCCCACGCTGGTGTTCACCTTCCTCGCCatcttctccatctcctccatTTCTTTCAACTTCATGGTGAGCACCTTCTTCTCGAGAG caAATGTtgcggctgctgctggtggcttcCTGTACTTTTTCTCCTACATCCCCTACTTCTTCATCTCGCCTCGCTACGACCTCATGTCCCACAGCCAGAAGCTGGCGTCCTGCCTTATCTCCAACGTGGCCATGGCCATGGGGGCACAGCTTATAGGCATGTTTGAAGGAAAAG GGACTGGCATTCAGTGGAGGGACCTCATGAAGCCCATCAGCGTGGACGACAACTTCACCTTGGCACAAGtcctggggatgctgctccTGGACTCGGTGCTCTACGGCCTGGTGGCCTGGTACGTGGAGGCTGTCTTCCCAGGGGAGTACGGCGTGCCGCAGCCCTGGTACTTCTTCCTGACG CCCTCGTACTGGTGTGGGCGCCCCAGGACTGTCgtgggaaaagagaaggaggaggaggaggacccTGAGAAAGCCCTGAAGAGCCAGTACATTGAGGAGGAGCCTTCTGACCTCGTGTCAGGAATCAAAATAAAGCACCTTTCCAAG GTCTTCAGAGTGGGAAACAAGGTGAAAGAGGCAGTCAAGGACTTAACGGTGAACATGTATGAAGGGCAGATCACCGTTCTGTTGGGACACAACGGTGCTGGGAAGACCACCACTCTGTCCATGCTCACAG gtCTGTACTCCCCGACAAGCGGGCAGGCGTACATCAATGGCTATGAGATCTCGCAGGACATGGTGCTGATCCGCCGGAGCCTGGGGCTGTGTCCCCAGCACGACGTGCTCTTCGACAACATGACGGTGGAGGAGCACCTCCACTTCTATGCAGGG CTGAAGGGATTCCCAGCCTCCAAGTGCCCCGAGGAGATCAACCACGTCCTGCGGATCCTTAACCTGGAGGACAAACGCCACTCGCTGACCAAGGCGCTCTCCGGCGGCATGAAGCGAAAGCTCTCCATCGGCATCGCCCTCATCGGGGACTCCAAG GTGGTGATGCTGGATGAGCCGACATCGGGGATGGACCCAGCCTCTCGCCGAGCCACCTGGgacctcctccagcagcagaggagcaacCGCACCATCCTGCTGACCACCCACTTCATGGACGAGGCTGACCTGCTGGGGGACCGCATAGCTATCATGGCCAAGGGCGAGCTGCAGTGCTGCGGCTCCTCGCTCTTCCTCAAACGTAAATACG GGGCAGGATACCACATGGTGATGGTGAAAGAACCTTACTGTAACCTGGGGGAGATCTCCCGCCTCATCTGTCAGTACGTGCCCAACGCCACCATGGAGAGCAATGCCGGGGCAGAGCTGTCCTTCATCCTACCCAAAGAGAGCACGCACAG GTTTGAGGCCCTGTTCACGGAGCTGGAGCAGAAGCGGGAGGAGCTGGGCATCGCAAGCTACGGTGCCTCTGTCACCACCATGGAGGAAGTCTTCCTGAG AGTTGGGAAGCTGGTGGACTCCAGCATGGACATCCAGGCCAtccagctgcctgctctgcagtaCCAGCACGAGAGGCGTTCCAACGACTGGGCCATGGATGACTCCAGCAGCCTGAGCGGGATGACGGACATGACGGATGACAGCGGAGCGCTCATCACAGAGGACTGCTCCAGCATCAAGCTCAACACTGGG TTCTacctgtgctgccagcagttCTACGCCATGTTCATGAAGCGAGCCATGTACAGCTGGCGCAACTGGAAGATGGTGGCAGCGCAGTTCCTCGTGCCTCTGATCTTCACCGCCTTTGCCCTCATCGTGGCCAAGACCTTCCCGGGACCCAGGGACTCCTCCCTGCTGAGGCTGACGCTGGAGCCCTACGGCCAGACCATTGTGCCTTTCTCCGTCCCGGCCACCTCGGGTCTGCCGCAGAAGCTGGCAGAGCAGTACGTGGAGCTGCTGGATGCCCAGCGTCAGGCGCcgctggaggtgctgg GTGGCCTGGAGGAGTACCTCATCTCAAGAGCATCCGAGGAGGGGGGAGCCTTCAACGAGCACTACATCGCTGCCGCCGCCTTCGAAGGAGCTGGAAACCGCACGATGGTCACCGCGCTGTTCAACAACCAGGCCTATCACTCCCCCGCCACGGCCCTAATGCTGGCCGACAACGCTGTCTTCAGGGTGCTGGCTGGCCCCAACGCCTCCATCACGGTCACCAACTACCCTCAGCCCCGCAACATCACCGAGAAGGCCAAAGACCAGCTCATGGA GGGCCAGACCGGGTTTGCCATTGCAATCAACTTACTCTATGGCATGGCCTCACTTGCCAGCACCTTTGCCCTCCTGCTGGTCAGTGAGCGGGCCATCAAGGCCAAGCACGTCCAGTTTGTCAGTGGCGTCTACGTGGTCAACTTCTGGCTGTCCGCCCTGCTCTGGGACATCATCAACTTTCTCATTCCCTGTGCTCTGATGCTG GTGATATTCCAAGCCTTTGATGTGCAAGCCTTCACGCAAGACAGCCACCTCGTCGATGTGATGCTGATCTTCCTCCTTTATGGCTGGGCCATCATCCCCCTTATGTACCTCCTCAGCTTCTTCTTCTCGGTGGCAGCCACTGCCTACACCCGTCTCACCATCTTCAACATCCTCTCGGGCACAGCCACCTTCCTTGCTGTCACCATCATGAGCATCCCAG AGCTGGGCTTGGTGGACCTCTCCAGAACCCTGGATAAAGTCTTTCTCGCCTTACCCAATTACTGCTTGGGCCAGTGCATCAGCGACTTCTACCAGAACTACGAGTTCATTCAGTTCTGCACCTCCTCCGTTGAAGCCATCTTCATCTGCAAGGCATTCA ATATCAGCTATCAAATGAACTACTTTTCCTGGGAGTCGCCTGGGATCGGGCGATACTTGACCTCCTTGACCATCCAgggcttctccttcctcttcctcctcttccttatTGAGACAAACCTTCTCTGGAGACTGAGAACTTTGGTCTGTGGCATCTGCAGGCGGCGGAAATGG GTGGCACTGCTGAACAGGGTGTCTGTGCTTCCCGAGGACCGTGATGTAGCAGATGAGAGGAAAAAGGTTTTGGAGTCACCACCAGAGCTGCTGTCATCTCTGAGCAGCCCCCTGGTCATCAAGGAGCTCACTAAG GTCTACGACAGCCGGGAGTCCCTGCTGGCAGTGGACAGGATCTCCTTGGCTGTCAGCAAAGGGGAATGCTTTGGTCTTCTCGGCTTCAACGGAGCGGGCAAAACCACCACGTTCAAGATGCTGACAGGTGATGAGAGCATCACGTCAGGGGATGCCTTTGTGGATGGCCACAGCATTCTGGCCAACATCAAGAAG GTCCAGCAGCGGATCGGGTACTGCCCGCAGTTCGATGCCCTCCTGGACCACATGACGGGCCGCGAGACCCTCAGCATGTACGCCCGGCTGCGGGGCATCCCCGAGCGCTACATCGGCAGCTGCGTGGAGAACATGCTGAgggggctgctcctggagccCCACGCGGACAAGCTCGTGAGGACCTACAG CGGTGGCAACAAGCGGAAGCTGAGCGCCGGCATCGCCCTCATCGGCGGCCCCCCCGTCATCTTCCTGGATGAGCCCTCCACCGGCATGGACCCCGTGGCCCGGCGTCTGCTCTGGGACGCCGTGACGCGGACGCGGGAGTGCGGCAAATCCATCATCTTCACCTCCCACAG CATGGAGGAGTGCGAGGCCCTGTGCACGCGGCTGGCCATCATGGTGAACGGGCAGTTCAAGTGcctgggcagcccccagcacctgAAGAGCAAGTTTGGCAGCGGCTACACCTTGCTGGCCAAAACGCGGAGCGACGAGGAAGGCGAGCTGCAGGCCTTCAAGGCCTTCGTGGAGAAGACTTTCCCAG GCAGTGTCCTGAAGCATGAGCACCAGGGCATGGTGCATTACCACTTGACCAACAAGAACCTCAGCTGGGCACAG GTCTTTGGGGCCTTGGAGAAAGCCAAAGAGAAGTATCGCTTAGAAGACTATTCGGTTAGCCAGATATCCCTGGAGCAAGTCTTCATGAGCTTCACTCGCTTCCAGCACTACACAGAGGACAGAGGGAAATGA